CGAATAAAAGAGGCTTTCAAAAATACATAAAAGAAGCACCTCTTAGAGAAAAATACGTAGCGTTAAACTACGAAGGCAACATAAACGATAAATTTCTGCTAGATTCTAGCTTGTATTACAGAGAGCTTTATACGCACCTAAATATAAGGCCCTACATCGGCTCGTTTTCGCCTAGGCAAGTCGATAACTACGTAAACGGTCCGAAGGTCTACGGCGGCAAATTTATCGGTAAATTTGTAGGCGACAACCTAACCCAAACCTACGGCGTAGATTTTTATTACGAGGACTGGGATAGCGTGTATCAAAGCGTAAATAACGGCCCTAGATTTCGTAATAGGCTAAGAACCAAACAGCTTGATGTCGCCGGGTTTGGATTGCTTGAATACGCATTTAGCAACGACGCGATTTTAAGCGCGAATTTACGCTACGACCGCATAAAAACGTCATTTGATATGGATAGCTCGATGAGCCCAGCCGTAAAAGCCCTATACGAAAACGCCAACGATAGAAAAGACGGCAGAGCCAGCTACGGGCTAGGACTTATTTATCCTATCACCCAGGGGCTTGAATTCGTAGGAAATTTCTCTACTTCGTTTAGAGCTCCTATGAGCGGCGAGGTCGCTCCGATACTTACGTTTTCAGGCAGCGAGGCGTATCTGCCAAACCCTGATCTAAATATCGAAAAAGGCGTTACCTACGAGGCCGGACTTCGCTATACGGATAAAGCGCTTAGATCAAATTTGATATTTTACACGGGAGATTATAAAGACCTGATCGTCGAGCGAAACTGGCAAAGCGGCGGCGTGACCTACTACCAGTCGCAAAACGTAAATAGAGCCAAGATAAGCGGAGCGGAGTTTGACCTTGCTTATAAAATTTTGTCAAATTTGGAGTTTAAAACAAATCTCGCCTACACGCGCGGCAAAAACAAACAAACCGGCAAACCGCTTCCGGAGATCGCTCCGCTTAGCGGACGCGTGGCCGTTTCTTATTCTCCGGAGTTTTTGGCAAATTCCTACATAGAGTATAGCGGCGACTGGGCGGCGAGAAAGACGCGTATAGATGATAGCGTAGAGCGCGAGCGAGCGGGATATTTCGTACATAACCTGTACTTTGGCAAGAGCCTGGGCAAACTAGGATTCTTAAAAGATTTTAGCCTAAATTTCGGCGTCGAAAATATCTTTGACAAAGAATACGCCCCGAGCCTAAGCTACGAGCTAATCAGCCAGCCTAGAAGCGCTAGCAACCCGCTCATAAATCCGGGTAGAAATTTCAAACTAGGCTTTAAGGCTAGCTTTTAAAATTTAAATTTACCGAGCGGGTTTTAACAAGCCCGCTCAAAAACCCTAAAATTTGCAAATTTAAGGATCGAATTTGAGAAAAATAGTATCTGCTTTATTGCTACTGGCAGCGACGCTGGGCGCGCTTGAATTTACCGATCAAAACGGCAATAAACTTCGCTTCGACCGCTCCGTTAAAAGCGTAGCGCTGTTTCCCGTGCCGCTAGCTTCGTTTTCTCTTAGCGTCGAAAACAACGTATCTCGCCTAGCCTCCGTCCATCCGATGGCTAAGAAAAATATTGGGCGCGGAATGCTCGGAAAAATGATCAAAGGCGCGGCTAGTATCCCCGCAGGCGGTATCGGAGAGGATTTTACCCCAAATATCGAGGAGCTTCTAAAACTATCCCCCGATCTTGTCGTGCAGTGGGGCATGAGAGGCGAAAAGATCATCGAGCCGCTGCGAAAAGTAGGGCTAAACGTAGCTTTGGTAAATTTAAGCGGTACAGAGGAAGATCCGCTTTTTTGGTTTGGGATGCTGGGTAAAATTTACGAAAAAGAGCAAAAGGCGGAGCAAATTTTACAAAACAGAGCCGAGGTAAGAGCTAAGATCGAAAATTTCGTAAAAGGGCTTAGCAAAAAACCGAAGGTTCTTTTTATATTTGGCAGGGATAAAAGCTACGAGGCCGCAGGAGGAGGGACGTATTTTGACTACGAGATAAAGCTAAGCGGCGGAGCGAACGCGGCGAATTTCGGCGGATTTAGAATTTTAAATAAAGAAGAAATTCTCGCGCAAAATCCGGACGTTATCTTGCTTAGTAACTTCGACGAGCTAACTCCGCGGGACTTTTTTAACGACAAAATTTTAAAAAACGTAAAAGCAGTCAAGCAAAAAGCCGTCTACAAAATGCCTCTGGGAGGCGATATGTGGGAGCCGCCTACGGGTGAGTCACACC
This genomic window from uncultured Campylobacter sp. contains:
- a CDS encoding TonB-dependent receptor, which codes for MQRKIVLSLALVGVLAAAQDEVGLKSLEGVTVTAQRSSQSVDEISKSVSVVDKEEIERKLGKSVPELISEAPGVSIVNEGMDSGTVNVRGFSSSDYRVPMFVDGLRFRGRPAFEYSIFTPDQIERIEIIRGPASTLYGTDAFGGIVNLVTKRASGDVHGDWALSDTYLSTQYQSANKGVQNRLQLGVVGHGFDALLGLNYKHGKDYDTPAGKIPNTRYNYRSLDFKGGYSFADFHRLELVTRYTESQRGVVGTAVGAPGTANKRGFQKYIKEAPLREKYVALNYEGNINDKFLLDSSLYYRELYTHLNIRPYIGSFSPRQVDNYVNGPKVYGGKFIGKFVGDNLTQTYGVDFYYEDWDSVYQSVNNGPRFRNRLRTKQLDVAGFGLLEYAFSNDAILSANLRYDRIKTSFDMDSSMSPAVKALYENANDRKDGRASYGLGLIYPITQGLEFVGNFSTSFRAPMSGEVAPILTFSGSEAYLPNPDLNIEKGVTYEAGLRYTDKALRSNLIFYTGDYKDLIVERNWQSGGVTYYQSQNVNRAKISGAEFDLAYKILSNLEFKTNLAYTRGKNKQTGKPLPEIAPLSGRVAVSYSPEFLANSYIEYSGDWAARKTRIDDSVERERAGYFVHNLYFGKSLGKLGFLKDFSLNFGVENIFDKEYAPSLSYELISQPRSASNPLINPGRNFKLGFKASF
- a CDS encoding ABC transporter substrate-binding protein → MRKIVSALLLLAATLGALEFTDQNGNKLRFDRSVKSVALFPVPLASFSLSVENNVSRLASVHPMAKKNIGRGMLGKMIKGAASIPAGGIGEDFTPNIEELLKLSPDLVVQWGMRGEKIIEPLRKVGLNVALVNLSGTEEDPLFWFGMLGKIYEKEQKAEQILQNRAEVRAKIENFVKGLSKKPKVLFIFGRDKSYEAAGGGTYFDYEIKLSGGANAANFGGFRILNKEEILAQNPDVILLSNFDELTPRDFFNDKILKNVKAVKQKAVYKMPLGGDMWEPPTGESHLGWAWFSVLFSGQAHINLKDEMKKSYKLLYGYDLNDDEIAKILRFDLNGESKFYELFR